A window from Primulina huaijiensis isolate GDHJ02 chromosome 11, ASM1229523v2, whole genome shotgun sequence encodes these proteins:
- the LOC140987745 gene encoding probable disease resistance protein At1g58390 isoform X2 produces MVDAAATMALETLRDLLIEEVKFFSGVEGQVMDLGRDLQRMRDFLKDADKWPDRYDSAIVRGRVSELINLATSAEDVLEKYAVEVASKRGAKNLKKRLKRFTCILGECLALHEIGKETGGIMSRMAELTKDLESIRNTSSFECNDDQRLQRQTYGHEIEEHFVGMKKDIDRLVLHMKNMDDRSSRVISICGMGGLGKTTLARKIYQHKDVLFCFEARAWVCITQKLQAKAIFQEILRQLLPGENNERITRMEEGELGRELYHIQKEKKCLVVLDDIWKIDHWNILKKAFPIEESKSKILLTTRNQRVADAGFVHKLDLLTEDESWDLLQKIALPIHQSEAIGRELVRKCGCLPLAVSAIGGILRGQQNPGDWNKVLKNMDSHLKHGKGVDANDKRVEQVLNLSYNVLPYYLKLCFLYLGCFREDDDIEVEDVYLIWMAEGLISSDDKGRNETLWDVAERYLNELASKCMVQVKMSTRGFKSCRLHDLVRDLCLSKGKEEKFFEDSQRKIRRLAINLDDDDAQFKNANLRSLLLLYRSRPDHHDITNIWKNLLSNALLRSLKVLVLENCIFEDEKLPRAVRKLVMLKHLSIRGSMVVELPEFVCKLPCLQSLDLRAASSITLPSSIDNMGRLRHLFLYLPTTIDGGRLRLDGLTKFETFIGFSSKVFDTNHLLKLTNLQRFDAVVHDLESLSVVVDHFTKLKDQLREARLEINVRDDLSSEQGSRVIDSLMHCPLNYLSIKGKLRRLSAWDPQLLQNLVSLSLSCSEIVEDPMETLQHLPTLQSLWLGNDAFVGTEMVCGSKGFPQLKILVLRRLRNLVGWRVEEEAMPNLSVLGIGDCPKLEMIPKGIISMASITKLVIGLMPSNFMLRLRPGGEDYPKISHIPFLNLYYQ; encoded by the exons ATGGTTGACGCTGCTGCAACAATGGCTTTGGAAACGCTGCGTGATCTATTGATCGAAGAGGTGAAGTTCTTTTCAGGTGTCGAAGGTCAGGTTATGGATCTTGGTAGGGATCTTCAAAGGATGCGCGATTTCTTGAAGGATGCCGACAAGTGGCCGGACAGATACGACTCTGCCATCGTGCGTGGTCGGGTTTCAGAACTTATAAATCTGGCAACAAGCGCTGAGGATGTTCTTGAAAAATATGCTGTTGAAGTTGCATCAAAAAGAGGAGCCAAGAATTTGAAAAAAAGGCTCAAAAGATTCACTTGCATATTGGGTGAGTGTTTGGCTCTTCACGAGATAGGGAAGGAGACCGGAGGTATTATGTCTCGCATGGCTGAACTCACCAAAGACCTGGAGTCTATACGTAATACGTCAAGTTTCGAATGCAATGACGATCAACGATTGCAAAGGCAGACATACGGTCATGAGATTGAAGAGCACTTCGttgggatgaagaaagacatagATCGTCTTGTGTTGCATATGAAAAATATGGATGATAGATCATCTCGAGTGATTTCTATATGTGGGATGGGTGGTTTGGGGAAGACCACTCTTGCCAGGAAAATTTACCAACACAAGGATGTACTATTCTGTTTTGAAGCTCGTGCATGGGTTTGCATTACGCAGAAACTTCAAGCAAAAGCTATTTTCCAGGAAATATTGAGGCAACTTCTTCCAGGAGAAAACAATGAACGAATAACGAGAATGGAGGAAGGTGAATTGGGGAGAGAACTATATCATATACAGAAAGAGAAGAAATGTCTGGTGGTTCTTGATGATATATGGAAAATCGATCATTGGAATATCTTAAAGAAAGCATTTCCGATTGAAGAATCGAAATCCAAAATTTTACTCACCACTCGAAACCAAAGGGTTGCAGACGCAGGATTTGTCCACAAACTAGATTTATTGACGGAGGATGAAAGTTGGGATCTGCTTCAAAAGATAGCTCTTCCCATCCATCAATCTGAAG CTATAGGAAGGGAATTGGTACGCAAATGTGGGTGTCTACCCCTAGCAGTATCCGCTATTGGTGGAATTTTGCGAGGACAACAAAATCCAGGGGACTGGAATAAGGTCCTCAAGAATATGGATTCGCACCTGAAGCACGGGAAAGGTGTTGATGCCAATGATAAAAGGGTAGAACAGGTGCTAAACTTGAGTTACAACGTATTGCCTTACTACCTAAAATTATGTTTTCTGTATTTAGGATGTTTTCGAGAGGACGATGATATTGAGGTGGAAGATGTGTATTTGATATGGATGGCAGAAGGATTGATTTCATCAGACGATAAAGGGCGAAATGAAACTCTTTGGGATGTTGCTGAACGTTATTTAAATGAGCTAGCAAGCAAATGCATGGTTCAGGTGAAAATGAGTACTCGGGGATTTAAATCATGCCGTCTTCATGATTTGGTGAGAGATCTATGTCTGTCAAAGGGAAAAGAAGAAAAGTTTTTTGAggattctcaaagaaaaattcgaAGATTGGCTATCAATTTGGACGATGACGATGCACAGTTTAAAAATGCAAACTTACGATCTCTTCTATTGCTATACAGATCGAGACCTGATCATCATGATATTACTAACATTTGGAAAAATCTACTCAGCAACGCATTGCTCAGATCTCTCAAAGTCTTGGTATTGGAGAACTGCATATTTGAGGATGAAAAGTTACCTCGTGCCGTAAGAAAACTAGTGATGCTCAAGCATCTGAGTATAAGAGGTAGCATGGTCGTGGAGTTGCCAGAATTTGTGTGCAAACTACCATGCTTACAATCATTGGATCTACGAGCGGCAAGTTCGATTACATTACCAAGTTCGATTGATAATATGGGACGACTGAGGCATCTCTTTCTGTATCTCCCAACGACAATTGATGGTGGGAGACTGAGACTCGATGGCTTAACGAAATTCGAGACATTTATTGGGTTCAGTAGTAAGGTCTTTGATACCAACCATCTCCTCAAATTAACCAACCTCCAACGTTTTGATGCGGTTGTTCATGATTTAGAAAGCCTTTCCGTGGTTGTTGATCACTTCACTAAACTCAAGGATCAGCTTCGGGAGGCAAGATTAGAAATTAATGTGAGGGATGATTTGAGTTCCGAACAAGGTTCACGTGTCATTGATTCGTTAATGCATTGCCCACTCAATTATTTGTCAATTAAAGGGAAATTGAGGAGATTGTCGGCTTGGGACCCTCAGTTACTCCAGAATCTTGTTTCCTTGTCGCTTTCTTGTAGTGAAATTGTGGAAGATCCGATGGAAACACTACAACATCTTCCCACGCTACAAAGTCTTTGGTTAGGCAATGACGCATTTGTTGGCACAGAAATGGTTTGTGGGAGTAAAGGATTTCCTCAGCTCAAGATTCTTGTACTTCGGAGATTGAGGAATTTAGTGGGATGGAGAGTGGAAGAAGAGGCAATGCCAAATCTTTCGGTTCTCGGGATCGGTGATTGTCCAAAATTGGAGATGATTCCAAAAGGAATAATTTCCATGGCTTCCATCACAAAGCTGGTCATTGGACTCATGCCCTCTAATTTCATGCTGCGGTTGAGACCAGGAGGAGAAGATTACCCCAAAATCAGTCATATACCATTCCTTAATTTGTACTATCAGTAA
- the LOC140987745 gene encoding probable disease resistance protein At1g58390 isoform X1: MVDAAATMALETLRDLLIEEVKFFSGVEGQVMDLGRDLQRMRDFLKDADKWPDRYDSAIVRGRVSELINLATSAEDVLEKYAVEVASKRGAKNLKKRLKRFTCILGECLALHEIGKETGGIMSRMAELTKDLESIRNTSSFECNDDQRLQRQTYGHEIEEHFVGMKKDIDRLVLHMKNMDDRSSRVISICGMGGLGKTTLARKIYQHKDVLFCFEARAWVCITQKLQAKAIFQEILRQLLPGENNERITRMEEGELGRELYHIQKEKKCLVVLDDIWKIDHWNILKKAFPIEESKSKILLTTRNQRVADAGFVHKLDLLTEDESWDLLQKIALPIHQSEANSKQFEAIGRELVRKCGCLPLAVSAIGGILRGQQNPGDWNKVLKNMDSHLKHGKGVDANDKRVEQVLNLSYNVLPYYLKLCFLYLGCFREDDDIEVEDVYLIWMAEGLISSDDKGRNETLWDVAERYLNELASKCMVQVKMSTRGFKSCRLHDLVRDLCLSKGKEEKFFEDSQRKIRRLAINLDDDDAQFKNANLRSLLLLYRSRPDHHDITNIWKNLLSNALLRSLKVLVLENCIFEDEKLPRAVRKLVMLKHLSIRGSMVVELPEFVCKLPCLQSLDLRAASSITLPSSIDNMGRLRHLFLYLPTTIDGGRLRLDGLTKFETFIGFSSKVFDTNHLLKLTNLQRFDAVVHDLESLSVVVDHFTKLKDQLREARLEINVRDDLSSEQGSRVIDSLMHCPLNYLSIKGKLRRLSAWDPQLLQNLVSLSLSCSEIVEDPMETLQHLPTLQSLWLGNDAFVGTEMVCGSKGFPQLKILVLRRLRNLVGWRVEEEAMPNLSVLGIGDCPKLEMIPKGIISMASITKLVIGLMPSNFMLRLRPGGEDYPKISHIPFLNLYYQ; encoded by the exons ATGGTTGACGCTGCTGCAACAATGGCTTTGGAAACGCTGCGTGATCTATTGATCGAAGAGGTGAAGTTCTTTTCAGGTGTCGAAGGTCAGGTTATGGATCTTGGTAGGGATCTTCAAAGGATGCGCGATTTCTTGAAGGATGCCGACAAGTGGCCGGACAGATACGACTCTGCCATCGTGCGTGGTCGGGTTTCAGAACTTATAAATCTGGCAACAAGCGCTGAGGATGTTCTTGAAAAATATGCTGTTGAAGTTGCATCAAAAAGAGGAGCCAAGAATTTGAAAAAAAGGCTCAAAAGATTCACTTGCATATTGGGTGAGTGTTTGGCTCTTCACGAGATAGGGAAGGAGACCGGAGGTATTATGTCTCGCATGGCTGAACTCACCAAAGACCTGGAGTCTATACGTAATACGTCAAGTTTCGAATGCAATGACGATCAACGATTGCAAAGGCAGACATACGGTCATGAGATTGAAGAGCACTTCGttgggatgaagaaagacatagATCGTCTTGTGTTGCATATGAAAAATATGGATGATAGATCATCTCGAGTGATTTCTATATGTGGGATGGGTGGTTTGGGGAAGACCACTCTTGCCAGGAAAATTTACCAACACAAGGATGTACTATTCTGTTTTGAAGCTCGTGCATGGGTTTGCATTACGCAGAAACTTCAAGCAAAAGCTATTTTCCAGGAAATATTGAGGCAACTTCTTCCAGGAGAAAACAATGAACGAATAACGAGAATGGAGGAAGGTGAATTGGGGAGAGAACTATATCATATACAGAAAGAGAAGAAATGTCTGGTGGTTCTTGATGATATATGGAAAATCGATCATTGGAATATCTTAAAGAAAGCATTTCCGATTGAAGAATCGAAATCCAAAATTTTACTCACCACTCGAAACCAAAGGGTTGCAGACGCAGGATTTGTCCACAAACTAGATTTATTGACGGAGGATGAAAGTTGGGATCTGCTTCAAAAGATAGCTCTTCCCATCCATCAATCTGAAG CCAACTCGAAACAGTTTGAAGCTATAGGAAGGGAATTGGTACGCAAATGTGGGTGTCTACCCCTAGCAGTATCCGCTATTGGTGGAATTTTGCGAGGACAACAAAATCCAGGGGACTGGAATAAGGTCCTCAAGAATATGGATTCGCACCTGAAGCACGGGAAAGGTGTTGATGCCAATGATAAAAGGGTAGAACAGGTGCTAAACTTGAGTTACAACGTATTGCCTTACTACCTAAAATTATGTTTTCTGTATTTAGGATGTTTTCGAGAGGACGATGATATTGAGGTGGAAGATGTGTATTTGATATGGATGGCAGAAGGATTGATTTCATCAGACGATAAAGGGCGAAATGAAACTCTTTGGGATGTTGCTGAACGTTATTTAAATGAGCTAGCAAGCAAATGCATGGTTCAGGTGAAAATGAGTACTCGGGGATTTAAATCATGCCGTCTTCATGATTTGGTGAGAGATCTATGTCTGTCAAAGGGAAAAGAAGAAAAGTTTTTTGAggattctcaaagaaaaattcgaAGATTGGCTATCAATTTGGACGATGACGATGCACAGTTTAAAAATGCAAACTTACGATCTCTTCTATTGCTATACAGATCGAGACCTGATCATCATGATATTACTAACATTTGGAAAAATCTACTCAGCAACGCATTGCTCAGATCTCTCAAAGTCTTGGTATTGGAGAACTGCATATTTGAGGATGAAAAGTTACCTCGTGCCGTAAGAAAACTAGTGATGCTCAAGCATCTGAGTATAAGAGGTAGCATGGTCGTGGAGTTGCCAGAATTTGTGTGCAAACTACCATGCTTACAATCATTGGATCTACGAGCGGCAAGTTCGATTACATTACCAAGTTCGATTGATAATATGGGACGACTGAGGCATCTCTTTCTGTATCTCCCAACGACAATTGATGGTGGGAGACTGAGACTCGATGGCTTAACGAAATTCGAGACATTTATTGGGTTCAGTAGTAAGGTCTTTGATACCAACCATCTCCTCAAATTAACCAACCTCCAACGTTTTGATGCGGTTGTTCATGATTTAGAAAGCCTTTCCGTGGTTGTTGATCACTTCACTAAACTCAAGGATCAGCTTCGGGAGGCAAGATTAGAAATTAATGTGAGGGATGATTTGAGTTCCGAACAAGGTTCACGTGTCATTGATTCGTTAATGCATTGCCCACTCAATTATTTGTCAATTAAAGGGAAATTGAGGAGATTGTCGGCTTGGGACCCTCAGTTACTCCAGAATCTTGTTTCCTTGTCGCTTTCTTGTAGTGAAATTGTGGAAGATCCGATGGAAACACTACAACATCTTCCCACGCTACAAAGTCTTTGGTTAGGCAATGACGCATTTGTTGGCACAGAAATGGTTTGTGGGAGTAAAGGATTTCCTCAGCTCAAGATTCTTGTACTTCGGAGATTGAGGAATTTAGTGGGATGGAGAGTGGAAGAAGAGGCAATGCCAAATCTTTCGGTTCTCGGGATCGGTGATTGTCCAAAATTGGAGATGATTCCAAAAGGAATAATTTCCATGGCTTCCATCACAAAGCTGGTCATTGGACTCATGCCCTCTAATTTCATGCTGCGGTTGAGACCAGGAGGAGAAGATTACCCCAAAATCAGTCATATACCATTCCTTAATTTGTACTATCAGTAA